acataataccaAGTTTATGTTGAAGTTTgaggttattataaaaaagtgatAGAAACTTTTCAGcactttttattatgaataagacAAAGCGCACAGTGACAACAAgcttaatgaataatgagtgactaaaattgaataaaccaAAATTGGAcctttagtttaataactagTACCCAAtagtttaatgatttaataacattatttaacgtTTTATGAACTTTAAGAGGATGAATAAGTGTTTATTCATTCAATTTCattgattcattaaatatttaatgaacgtTCATGCAACCTAGTATTAATACTAAGAGTAtgctataaaagtaaattcataaattaaaaagtcatAGTAATTcatgtatttgatatttttaaacattatttatagttcttaacaaaaaacttaacattttttttgtattaactatttttcttaGTTATAATCTTTTACCacctaattttaatgattgtttGTTGTTACGTTTTGATTCTAATTGTCTTATACGTTCTTGTTTTCTTTCTTCACGTTTTTTACGCATTTCTTCTTTTATCAACTCAGCTTCTGCTTCTATATAATCAATTAGTTAACACatatttaaaacagttaataGAATACTCACTTTTGGCAACTTCATCAGGATCCTCCAATAAAATAGGCTCTTGATCTTCCCAACCAAAatcagatttattttttacggaattctataacaataaattatattgaatattatattaaaaacgtaattaataattagtaaaaattaataaaataattgtaatacaattttaataggtatactatcTACTATTTTGTGTATACTAAAAGATCAATCATCAAAATATCTAGTTTAttgtaactaaaatttattttgattctaGAGTCCTagcttataattgtatttaatagaaaaccATGATTaacattttggtttttaaattaagtgagtttaataatatctatgtatgttatatggtaattttttacaataaaaattgtgtttttatttgttattgttttagtttttatcattttaatctgTTGACTTTTGTTGTTCTAtatctgttttaattttttaattttccaacTGTTGGCATTTTAaccatatttcattttttataaattgtaatttaccgAAGTGTCATCACCAATACTCTCCCAATCATCTCCAACATTCCATCCAGAATTATCATCCCAATCATTGGGCGATGTAGAATCTTCCATggaatttttgtgatttagcGAGTTctagaaataaaacaatttatttttaaaaatcaaaaaatatatatataattaatagatcaactccttttgaaaaaaaaaatggcatgtataaataaataattttaaatataatattatgatatgttaaagaaattatttattaactattgtgtaaaaataaaaatctaacctgtatggtatttatattatctatttgtttCTCTTTGTACTCATTTTTCACAGTATTGTCTTTCGGTAAATTGCTGTACATCTGTTCActgttgtttaaatttatattgtttgagTTACCTTAAAACAAGTTAAAACaagatgaaattattttaattctttggattagtacacattattataaataataaattaggtaaaaatcattgtaaataaaaatactaactcTTTGATAGTTCAATTGATTTATCATCTTTTTGAGGAATTTTGGATGAATAAAATTTGGAAGTCACCGTAGTAACAGCCCATCCTGCCCATCCGGGTATGGCTGGATTCGTAGTATTAGTGACTTCTTcttctacaaaatataataaccttataaaattattatttaaattcaatattttaggcATGCGCGATCCCTTTTGGCAGTGGTTGAAGgagtagatatttttttttttgtacaccattaatattaaattattatagtatttgtatGACATAAACAAACTAAGTAACACAAAGAAGaactaattaatgtttaattgatTAACTAGCGAGCACCGTGACTCTGTTGAGAGGCCACAGAAAATGGTCACCACGGTGTTGGCGGTCTATAGATGATATGTGGGCGTTTGATCGCCGCTACGTAGCGACCAGTGACTACACATGTTTTTTGAATAGTGCTAAGCATCTATGAGGTTAGGTCTCGttgatgtttaattaaatattggaaaaaaaaattaatttttgaaatgtctCAAATGGCAACCAAGGCAGTatgttgtatatactatagctATAGTTAGAATTTGAGCgttaataacataacatacatAACGATTACGACAGAGagaaactaatattatgtacatgaaCCAACttgaattatgtaatatagttgacagaaatgataatattcatattgatGATCACTATGGCAatcaaaattcttaaaaaaaacaattaagagAAAAGAACGCGACAAATGTGACTAAGTGCTTATTGTTAGTGATATTTtggtcaatatttttaaagataatttattgatattattcatGATTTGAGATTACCTAATATttgaagtaattaataaactataattgaaaaaagaaatttagtCTGGAGGGGTGATAGCTGCCGATCCTGCCACTTAATTTTGCATgcttatgtttatgtataattttatgttagatAACACAAGAATCTCTacccattttttcttttaatcttTCATCCTCTGATACATTTTCGAGCTTTCCTAAAAATCCTTTGATTGTTTGAAAGGCAATATCTCGTACTCCTTTTTCAGGGTCAAGAGTTACTTGACATAATGCTGGCAATACTCTGGTCGATACTTCAATCAAAGGATAATACTGTTGAGTAGCTGAAAATGCTGAAACAcctgaacaataataataatggcattaaaacatattgttttataaaaataaaaagaattatatattataaagaataagaCTAGAACAACCTGCTATTCTTGATGGTTGAAATGGATCTTTGAGTGCACGACTAAACGCTGAGGACAGTATTTTACTCCTATTTTTTGGGTCTAAATGTTGAGCTATTTTACCTAAGCACACAGTGGTGTTGGTCCTTATACTACCCtgtgtttcaaaatatataatatgaatatattattattaattaataatttatacatgtcTTGTTCTATTATACCTGATCATCTTTCATTTGTAAGCGAGCAAAATGTCGCATTAACtccacatttaaattattataattcaattttgagCTGATATAAACCATACTCTAAATAAAAAGtctgtaattaatatacatttactttAAGGTTCAGATAAATAACTTACTCGAACAGTTAATTCTCTTATAGTTGGATTAGCATCAGCTAGACCACTGACTAATAGTgggaatatatttgtattcaataaatCGGCTTTTAATCGgcctgaaaaaataataattatttaaaaattataaagatgaaaataatgaaacaaaaaatggtacacaattatatttgtattaatattaattgctttattcaataaacatatgatgataaattaattattttatttcatgactgatataaaactaacaataatgctggtaaatgtcaataattgacatacaattattaaattatgtacatacttGCATATAGTTCAATTGtactaagtaataataatctggTAGCTCGATCGTTGGACTCAAATAGTTTAACAATACAAGGTACTATTTTTTCCTCAAACTCATGATCATCTAACATGGCACTTAactagtaaaaacaaaattagattGACTAAGTataggaatatattttttattctctaTAAAAGTAAACTTGATTACCTTTATCATTGAAcgaaatataactttttgttctttaacataattaaacatttcaagAAGACTAGGCAACACATTGTAGAGGGCTATATTTTTGGGAAATGTTTCCAGTAAGCTAGGCAATTTTTCAAGAAATGCTGCTCGTTGAAAATCATCTAATATATGGTATTGGCTCAATGATGTCATGGTTTTTTCCAAATCATTACCAAAATATCCTTGTTCTCGTAACATAGAAATCACAATATCATATGATGGACGGTTCATAGGATCTACAGCTATCAACTTTGGATATATTGTCAAAATCTCTTTAGGAatctgtataattaaaatgatataatattaattatttttgtatattttaagtaaaatattagtttaccttttttgacatttttaaggCTGATTGATTACTTAATGGGCCATTGAATACTTCCCATATTAGTACACCAAGACCCCAAATATCAATTgaactaaaaataagtattgattgttcattataacatttttaataataatataaaagtatataaataatttagagatGCCAGGCATATTAGCAGTCTATAATCaactataaagttattattttttaatgataaaaagttttatttgataagtacaaataatataatagattactaacttaaatattttattcacacttatagaaataatattatattgattatagaaATCCaatgttaaaactaatttacctcttactaaaataaagtttgttCTATAGTCATTACAACTACAATGTTGGGtaagttacttttaaaaagtaattaagttatattactagttacaaaattaaaaggtaactagataaattttttattacaaaaatacaaatgtttagtgttgaattattttataaaacaaaactaagTATTAACTAGTTACAATAACACtgtttacaacatttttaaatatttaaaactaaaaataacagataaatgacaacattaaaataagtaatttatgcaagttaaaaatattcattatttaatatttatttcttataataatgtatcatcaaaattgttataatttctttgtgatgattttttttttattcaaatgtacTTACAAAATGCGTTTTATAGAAGCATTTTAAGGGAGagatgtattcaattttagacatgttagttaaatattagtaaaaccatataatatttttaaatcatctaATTGAAAAGTATTTAACGAACGTTTAGTGTTGGCTTATTTACGcaaaaatatgaactattGTTGGTTTAAGatgattcaattaaaaaaaactttaaaatcagacaaccttaaaataattaaataattttatcttacaaCGGTGATTGTCGATGTCCAGGTGCACGATATAAATCACTAACATAAGATGGTGGAGAATTTTCAACGGAATTCATATATTCTAATTCGCCTAATTTCCATTGGCCGGCTTTATTTACGAATACTGACCAAATATTGACTTTATTATGGCAGAGTTTTGcttcaaagtttaaaaattttaatccttcctgaaatatatttaaaataacattaacttaaaattatcttatattgaataacattaaaataaaaatttactcaCTATTATATTGGATATTCCCCAAGCAATGTACTGTTTCATAATATCTGTATTAAGGTTGTTTTGAGATGATATAAATGATTGAAGTGGCTCAACATATTcagtagataaatatattatacttttaacctaaaaataaattcaatttcatgataaaaaaatgttcatgctTGATTATTGCTTTTAGTGATGAGTAAGTTATTTTGGTTAAAGCCAtgcaatatgattatattttttttatttacttcagAGCTTTCCAAAAAACTAAGAATATTTGGATGTTTTAAAGTCTTCAAATGTTTTACAGCTGATTTAGCAAGTGCTGAACGGGTTTCACTTCCTGGAATGTCatcattgattaaaaattcaaaaatggaAACTTCTTGTGCTGTGTTctgttaagaaaaaaaaatacatatatatataattgttattagttattacatataaaatatttattatatacataattttgcgTTGTTGATGtatacagtgaaacctctCATAATAGACATCTCTAAATAGCGGAAATTTTTTGGGGAACGGGGACATTTTCACACCTTTCTATAGGAAAACCTCTAAATACCGGACATTCTAAATAACAAACACTTTTAaggtattttaacttttgattttaatcatttcTATCATAAATTTGTGGAATTAGAAAATGCATTAACATAGGAAATGACtgtgtaaaaatacaaaacaatctaaagtaactgattttttttttttaatatatgttagttttcatttttatattatcatttttttttctttttacctttacatttttaaaaatacataaatataattaaaataaatttaatttaatatgtacctatgtatatgtataaataactaaataaataattataatttcaaatttttatttctataatattatatttcttcctGTAAATACCGGACAAAAATTTGGCGGCCGAGGG
This genomic stretch from Rhopalosiphum maidis isolate BTI-1 chromosome 3, ASM367621v3, whole genome shotgun sequence harbors:
- the LOC113556090 gene encoding N-terminal kinase-like protein codes for the protein MWTIFSRDSSKDFPYEISESPSYGFNEKSLWKLNKGKKKNTAQEVSIFEFLINDDIPGSETRSALAKSAVKHLKTLKHPNILSFLESSEVKSIIYLSTEYVEPLQSFISSQNNLNTDIMKQYIAWGISNIIEGLKFLNFEAKLCHNKVNIWSVFVNKAGQWKLGELEYMNSVENSPPSYVSDLYRAPGHRQSPFSIDIWGLGVLIWEVFNGPLSNQSALKMSKKIPKEILTIYPKLIAVDPMNRPSYDIVISMLREQGYFGNDLEKTMTSLSQYHILDDFQRAAFLEKLPSLLETFPKNIALYNVLPSLLEMFNYVKEQKVIFRSMIKLSAMLDDHEFEEKIVPCIVKLFESNDRATRLLLLSTIELYASRLKADLLNTNIFPLLVSGLADANPTIRELTVRSMVYISSKLNYNNLNVELMRHFARLQMKDDQGSIRTNTTVCLGKIAQHLDPKNRSKILSSAFSRALKDPFQPSRIAGVSAFSATQQYYPLIEVSTRVLPALCQVTLDPEKGVRDIAFQTIKGFLGKLENVSEDERLKEKMEEEVTNTTNPAIPGWAGWAVTTVTSKFYSSKIPQKDDKSIELSKSNSNNINLNNSEQMYSNLPKDNTVKNEYKEKQIDNINTIQNSLNHKNSMEDSTSPNDWDDNSGWNVGDDWESIGDDTSNSVKNKSDFGWEDQEPILLEDPDEVAKKAEAELIKEEMRKKREERKQERIRQLESKRNNKQSLKLGGKRL